The following nucleotide sequence is from Pungitius pungitius chromosome 6, fPunPun2.1, whole genome shotgun sequence.
TATGCCAGAACTGCATTGTGTGGTGGTACTCCTTCTCATGACCAGAAGGGTAGCGGTAATCACGGTatctacaaagaaaaaaacaatgttgataTAGGCTTTGACTTAATGGCATTATTCAGTCCATTCTGCAAAGGAAATTGAAGCAATAATGACACTGATATTATTACTCAGGGAATACaacaattaaataataattcaaaataaatagaaatacaaTGTCATCAACCCTACCCTGTGTACAGAACTTCACAATCACACAAACCTGCAGGTAGTGATGGAGCTGTTGAACCAGGACGGGCTCTCCTCGTCGTCAGGCTTGTTTTCCAGGCGGAACGCAGAGATGTTGAACACAGACAGGCTGTTGTTTATGTAGCCTTTCATATTCATCTCACCTTCCGGCTGGTAGGCGTACATGTACACAAGCCGAGGGATCATATCAGAGGTGAAGGCCACAATGAACGCCTAGAAAacgttgggggaaaaaaacggtcTTAGGAATAATAGAGAGAAACTAGGTGGCTAATGAGCAGACGTTACGTGTTGTTGAACACTCACATTTGTGACCACAGATAGTACAGCCATCCCATTGAGGATTTCCTGCCAGGCTCCAATGCTGTGAGCCTTGGCTGCCACGGGACGTCTGAATTGAGTAGTGAGTTTCCAGGCATCCACTCGGACCTCGATGATGTTGTTGATAAGTGCCAGCAGGGGGGCCAGTGGAAAGGAGGCCACGAACAGTGTGATGAACCCAAACTGGATGACTGGGACGCAGAAAGGAAAGAGGTTAGTGAAATACATACAAATGGAAACGGCACCATCTACAGATGCTCAGCAGGTActgcatccatccattcatACATTGTCTATCTATCCATGGACTTCCCTAAAAGGGGACTTGACAACCTTCAAGCGTGTGTCCATTTCTCGCTCTGCGTGAACTGGATGGACAATGTACTGCATGTTTACCCATTTCCAGGTACTCGTCGAAGAGGCCCAGCTGATCGAAGCCCTGCAGGTCGTGGTCCTGCTCCCAGCGGCTGTACAGACTCTCTGGGTGGTTTCGTGCCTTCCTGCTGCCCCACCAGTTCATCAGCCACCTGAACGACACAAGACAGCGACAGAGAGCGGTGAGATGCAACATAGTTCACCATCAAACAGTCATGTTGAAGGCTCTGCTGAATTGTAAACAATAGGAAGACATGATTAACTTTCTAAACATACATGTCAATCTTAAAAGTCAAGGTAACTGTATGTATTTCTTTTAGAATGGAACTGTTAATGCGTgtcttttttaaagcagatattTGGACGTCCCACGGTAGCTAAAGCATGCATGTAATTAACATCAAGGAACTAACtgatattttatataataaacatttacaaaaacattggTGCTAAtttcttaaaaaatgtaatgttaccCAAAGCCCCAGCCTTGGCGGATGTATCTTTGAATTATGCTATGTAGCTGCAGCCTTTAAGAGTGTGTGAATTTAACCCCCGTGTATCTTTCCTTGTGCTGTGAATAGTTGGTTCAGGTGTACTCACGGGACCAGAGCCTCCTGGATGTTGCCCCAAACCTGTTTCCCAGTCATTACTATCACCAGCTGGGTGGTCAACTCAATCAAACAGCCACCAGGGTCACACTGGATGTCGACAGGTTAATGGGAAAGAAACAAGCCTTATTTAAATATTGAAGGTAGAATTACCACTGCTGATTTGAAAGAACGTAATGTAGATGTATCCCTACCTCTTCATTCCTCAGTTTGCTGCCAAACATATACGCATACTCGCCAGGATAGCCGACAAACTTTCCCTTAAAGAAAGCCACGTAGAAGCACGAGGAGTAGTAGTTTACAAACTGGAAGAGGAACATCTTCACCGTCAATTTGTTCTCGTACTCCAGGTGGGTCTTGGGAATCTCTGCCACACAGGAAAAGATAATACACATAgcttttaaatacataaataaaagacGGGAGCACATTTCACACTTCAACAGGAGTCGTGTGATGaacacatacaaaaataaaaataaaaataaaatcttggACACGCTCTCTCATTCTGACTCTCACCCATGTCAGTGATCCAAACAGCCACTTTCTCATACATAAGGTTGAGGATCATGATGATGACAAAGTTGATACAGGAAGCTGTGACAGAGGTGGCCAGCTGTGGCGTGATGTAGGGGCCAACCACCTGCAGGTTTGTGGTGGCACTGTCCTTCATGATGCTGGCGAAGGCTGCGTATACCGCCAGGCGGTACGCGATCACCCCAATGATGCAGGCAATGATCAATGAGATCTTCAGGACAGAATCAACAGAAACGACATGAAAGACAACTAGATGGCACAAATAAGTacagcacacacaaaacaggATACAAATTGTGATGCAAAAATCAATGCCGAAATCGATTTAGACATGAATAAAAGGTGAATCATTGTAAACATACTTGTTGGAAGGAACTGTCATGCATGAAGTGTgcaaacatgaaaaatgaaacattataaTCTTCCTAGCTGTGAATAGAGTAATACTCAGGGCCATAATGTTTATAACTTGGAGACTGTGTTCATCATTCTAAGAATAACAGAACTTTGATCATGTTTTTAGAATCTACAATGAGTGACTTGAATGGAAAGACTACTGACTTGGTCTAAGCTCCCAAATGACTAAAGAGGGGTTCTGTTTCTTAGGAGTTTTATACATACTGGCCCTGGTCTAAAACATGCCACACATACTGGtatgttgacaaaaaaaaaaacacacagtgtgaAGGAGTAGGTAGAAGACGAAAGTTGTTTACATTGGTCACATATATACAATGCTCACCCATAACAGGACGGTGGCTCCAGACAGACATGTGCGTGCACACTGGCTTGTTATGGGTAAGTAGGGCTCCATTTCCTATATCATAAGCAAGCAAAGCATGGACACAGGAGTCAGTCACTCTTTGTTATATCCTGAAAAGACAGCTCCAAAAGAGGCCAGGCTCCTTTAATTACCACTAGTTGGTCCCAGTTGTAAGGCAGAGTGTGGTGGACCAATCACAGCTTTTAGTGCGATGGTGTCCAATTCGTTCATGGAGCCGTCTCCTAGGGAAGCCAGCCTTTCGAGATACTGATCCACCGGACAAACAATGACGCAGTACAAAAGGAAACTCGTGCCTCTGAGTCTTTCCAGAAATGTCTATAATCTAAACAAACTACACCACTCCAAAACCAAACCTCCTCACCCGTTTCCATGTGAGGCGCCACCCTTACCCAGAGAATCACTGTGGCCCAGCACAGCAACAACTTGCCCATTAAATCTGTAAAAGTCCTGTGAAGAACCCACTCCATTTCCTAAAGGCGGGTGGGATGTGTTCAAAGCAAATTATAgcaccatgtgtgtgttttacacatCTGTGTCCACCACTAAACATAAGTACGTATTTCTCatctcctaaaaaaaaacagtaggtCAATTTGACTACGTAATACTGCTCTTAATCAAAAGGTCTCCATTTACAGGAGTGTTTTAGTCCATGAAAGAGtgcaaaaatcaataaaactacAATCTGATGGAAAATAACTATATGTGTAATGTAATAACGCCTtgtggaagctaagcagacctaAAGCAAACACCATCAAACGGAATAGTAGCAGTTAGTGAGCTATACAAACACCTGAGTGATGCGGTTCAGCTTGCGGTTGGTGCACTTGGTTTCATACTCTGGCCGAAGCtgaagctgctgttgttcctccTCAAAGTCGACCAGATCCCATTCGTACTCGAGACGAGCCTGCCGCCTCTTCCAGAACTCCAGAAACAGCGTCACTGCAGAGCATGGGAGCCAAA
It contains:
- the ano5a gene encoding anoctamin-5 isoform X5; translation: MEIDKQQQSKDSVFFRDGVRMIDFVLSYVEDKDGERKQERRRLYEANLVNVGLELETEDKSESEDGKTYFVKIHAPWEVLATYADVLKVKVPFKANDIADNSEMPMNWLSTPFRLPEHIMHPEPDYFTAPFDKSKSDFFLIDDKETFFSPSTRNRIVYYILSRCSYYRDECGDRDKKGIKRLLNNSTYTAAFPLHDSRYWTRSRDANRESDRYNLHKHWARFFCFFKEQPLNLIRKYYGEKIGIYFAWLGFYTEMLLFAAIVGTICFIYGFLTYDDNEWSKEICSEEVGGNIVMCPLCDKKCGYWKLNTTCNSSWQSHLFDNVGTVFFAIFMGIWVTLFLEFWKRRQARLEYEWDLVDFEEEQQQLQLRPEYETKCTNRKLNRITQEMEWVLHRTFTDLMGKLLLCWATVILWISLIIACIIGVIAYRLAVYAAFASIMKDSATTNLQVVGPYITPQLATSVTASCINFVIIMILNLMYEKVAVWITDMEIPKTHLEYENKLTVKMFLFQFVNYYSSCFYVAFFKGKFVGYPGEYAYMFGSKLRNEECDPGGCLIELTTQLVIVMTGKQVWGNIQEALVPWLMNWWGSRKARNHPESLYSRWEQDHDLQGFDQLGLFDEYLEMVIQFGFITLFVASFPLAPLLALINNIIEVRVDAWKLTTQFRRPVAAKAHSIGAWQEILNGMAVLSVVTNAFIVAFTSDMIPRLVYMYAYQPEGEMNMKGYINNSLSVFNISAFRLENKPDDEESPSWFNSSITTCRYRDYRYPSGHEKEYHHTMQFWHILAAKLAFIIIVEHVVFVVKFFVAWMIPDVPSDVRARVKRERYLVQEYLHNYEVEKLKIQLSQNGHNDCTCTPMIYPSIPKHEVLSECL